A stretch of DNA from Deltaproteobacteria bacterium:
CATCTCCTCGACATGGATCTCCGCGACCTCGCGACGCGCCAGCAGAACCGTTTCTGGCTGGAGGCGTGTCTCCAGCATCTCCGCGTCCTCGCCGTAGTGCAACTTGCGGTCAAGCTGCAGGATCTTCAGCTCGTCATCTTCTGTCGGGTAACTCAACACGATATGCATCAGAAAACGGTCCAGTTGCGCTTCCGGTAACGGGTAGGTACCCGACTGCTCGAGCGGATTCTGGGTCGCCATGACAACGAATAGATCCGGGAGTCGGCGCGTCACACCGCCGATGGTCACCTGGTGCTCGGCCATCGCTTCAAGCAGCGCCGACTGCACCTTCGGTGGTGCACGGTTGATCTCGTCGGCAAGGATAATTTCATGAAACACCGGTCCCTGGATGAAGCGAAAGGTGTGCGACTCCGGATCGAAGACATCGCTACCAGTCAGGTCCCCGGGCATGAGATCCGGCGTAAACTGGATACGCTGAAAACTGGCATGTACGGCTGCCGCAAGTGAGGTGACAGCTTTGGTCTTGGCGAGTCCGGGCGGGCCCTCGAGAAGGAAATGGCCCCCAGTGAGCAGACTGATCATCAGCCTGTCGACCAGTTTCTGCTGCCCGATGATCACATCTTGCAGGCGCTCTCGCAGTTCGTGAAATGCGTATTGGCTATCCATGAGGACTCCGGTTCAGGGACACCTTTAATGATGGTGCCGGGTACATATGACTGGAATTCAGTTGGCTTCGACTGGCAAGCCGGCGGCCTTCCATTCTGGAAAGCCGTCCTGGAGACGGCGGGCCTTGATACCCTTGCTGCGTAGGCGTTCAACGGCTTCGAAGGCAAGCACACAATGCGGCCCACGGCAATAAGCCACCACCTCGCCGCTGTTGCGCAGCGTCTCGAGGTGTTTCTCCAGTTCAGCCAGGGGAATGTTTACGGCCCCGGGCAGATGGCCGGCAACGTACTCCTCTGCAG
This window harbors:
- a CDS encoding AAA family ATPase, which codes for MDSQYAFHELRERLQDVIIGQQKLVDRLMISLLTGGHFLLEGPPGLAKTKAVTSLAAAVHASFQRIQFTPDLMPGDLTGSDVFDPESHTFRFIQGPVFHEIILADEINRAPPKVQSALLEAMAEHQVTIGGVTRRLPDLFVVMATQNPLEQSGTYPLPEAQLDRFLMHIVLSYPTEDDELKILQLDRKLHYGEDAEMLETRLQPETVLLARREVAEIHVEEM